In a single window of the Danio aesculapii chromosome 20, fDanAes4.1, whole genome shotgun sequence genome:
- the ociad2 gene encoding OCIA domain-containing protein 2, whose protein sequence is MSTEGNQSTGGEAAVDTKPSRPGWKQFQCPIADPRFPREDVKQIWMECQHDSFWYRALPLSAGSVAVTGGLIYSGVWKQSKRFGYFPKLILAGIVGFAVGKASYIGTCREKFNNKLGPEFTKAFGGPGFGPGGFRPGHNHCIHVCEKCKQQEAQAATVPDAPTQS, encoded by the exons ATGAGCACTGAAGGAAATCAGAGCACGGGAGGAGAAGCAGCCGTGGACACAAAACCCAGCCGTCCTGGATGGAAG CAATTTCAGTGCCCTATAGCTGATCCACGCTTTCCCAGAGAAGATGTGAAGCAGATATGGATGGAATGCCAGCATGATAGCTTCTGGTATCGAG CTCTTCCTCTCTCTGCCGGCAGTGTGGCTGTGACTGGTGGTCTCATATACAGTG GTGTCTGGAAACAGTCCAAGCGATTTGGGTATTTCCCTAAACTGATTT TGGCGGGTATTGTGGGTTTTGCAGTAGGCAAAGCTTCTTATATCGGGACCTGCAGAGAGAAGTTCAACAACAAACTGGGACCAGAGTTCACAAAAGCTTTTGGCGGCCCTGGCTTTGGACCTGGTGGCTTTAGACCTGGGCATAA CCATTGCATCCATGTTTGTGAAAAGTGCAAGCAACAAGAAGCACAGGCTGCAACAGTACCTGATGCACCCACTCAGAGCTGA